A DNA window from Chitinispirillales bacterium ANBcel5 contains the following coding sequences:
- a CDS encoding ChbG/HpnK family deacetylase, which yields MLYINADDWGASETTTNLIQECIDRNVVDSISAMVFMNDSERAADKVLSSGLAAALHINFTTPFNGYSGAGRLIESQQKIVNYLRSSKIAPYIYNPLLKNEFEYVFNAQCEEYFKLYQCVPGRIDGHNHMHLCANMLISDLLPHNIWVRRNNSFFKGEKNKLNKGYRFMIDKLLQKRYLCSDYFFHIQQISNKTGHNRLEKLQNIISLSKEYTVELLAHPHQKNDWDYLNCSEFKEAIQEAPRGNFDLTLIV from the coding sequence ATGCTTTATATAAATGCAGATGACTGGGGTGCATCTGAAACTACTACAAATCTGATTCAGGAGTGTATAGACAGAAATGTGGTAGATTCGATTAGCGCGATGGTTTTTATGAACGATTCTGAAAGGGCTGCGGATAAAGTTTTAAGCAGTGGATTAGCGGCTGCTCTCCATATAAATTTTACCACTCCTTTTAATGGATATTCAGGAGCTGGACGACTCATTGAATCCCAGCAAAAAATAGTTAACTATCTTCGCAGCAGCAAGATTGCTCCCTATATCTATAATCCGCTGTTAAAAAATGAGTTTGAGTACGTGTTTAATGCTCAATGTGAAGAGTATTTTAAGTTATATCAGTGTGTTCCAGGCCGAATCGATGGACATAATCATATGCATCTTTGTGCGAATATGCTGATCAGTGATTTACTTCCACATAATATATGGGTACGTAGGAATAATTCCTTTTTTAAAGGTGAAAAGAATAAGCTCAATAAAGGATATCGCTTTATGATTGATAAGCTACTGCAAAAAAGATACCTATGTAGTGATTATTTTTTTCATATACAGCAGATTAGTAACAAAACTGGACATAATAGATTAGAAAAGCTACAAAATATCATCTCTTTGTCAAAAGAATATACTGTAGAGTTGCTTGCTCATCCACATCAAAAAAATGACTGGGATTATCTAAATTGTAGCGAATTTAAAGAAGCAATACAGGAAGCACCAAGGGGCAATTTTGATCTTACTCTTATTGTTTAA
- a CDS encoding HAD-IIIC family phosphatase: MWEPEFANKRLWKSEKSIPEKVKSRLGIKDVNRVKLLYWREHCLECSPPECYHTCPIYAPRKDKRCVRVNYGLYPNPHFSGLLPYGIDVRFKKWAKLGTSLYNASLSPSEYRKIAKIDILMARFVNAMYRISNPFNPLEWFRITFRNPQRNLYKLHTLLREKVLTKIKSKDNDFKPDCFVMECYSFYETSFKLQIEHSKETIIFRDSVLITPGHNYREIPIKNFNSTGSITIYPENDLNVRMVFTWLDFVEKKTSNSLNPKKEEKPAEKVKCVAWDLDNTLWNGTLIEDGESNMVIPQEHIEVIKKLDERGIIQTVTSKNNYEEAWSVLEKYGIEQYFIYPAINWAPKSENLSTIAKKINIDLNTFAIIDDSAFERAEIKASHPQVRLYSDKEVLELLQNPEFDVPVTDASKMRRISYLNQVQRERVKEQFSGDYTTFLKECRMELEIFRPLETKHKHRCLELVQRSNQLNLSSRRYSAEEFEELLGKKGYLCLALQCRDKFGEYGIIGFCSIDQTARVPRIMDFVISCRVAQKKVEHTFIEWLGRNQKQRGCSSLELVLVRTKKNGPLVRVFQELPFEEKIVEEDKSLLTLKLEKISEQSDIIRIVDKTITDEGVIC, from the coding sequence ATGTGGGAACCTGAATTTGCCAATAAAAGGCTATGGAAATCGGAAAAAAGTATACCTGAAAAAGTTAAAAGCAGGCTAGGTATAAAAGATGTTAACAGAGTTAAGCTTTTATACTGGAGAGAACATTGTCTTGAGTGTTCTCCTCCGGAGTGTTACCATACCTGTCCGATTTATGCTCCCCGAAAGGATAAACGCTGTGTACGAGTAAATTATGGTTTGTATCCTAATCCACATTTTTCAGGTCTTCTTCCTTATGGTATCGATGTAAGATTTAAAAAGTGGGCAAAACTGGGCACCTCTCTTTATAATGCTTCACTATCTCCTTCGGAATATAGAAAAATAGCAAAAATAGACATTCTCATGGCCAGATTTGTTAATGCAATGTATAGAATTTCTAACCCATTTAATCCTTTGGAGTGGTTTAGGATTACATTTAGAAATCCGCAGAGAAATTTATATAAATTACATACCCTTTTAAGAGAAAAGGTGTTAACAAAAATAAAAAGTAAAGATAATGATTTTAAGCCAGATTGTTTTGTAATGGAATGTTACTCATTTTATGAAACTTCATTTAAACTTCAGATAGAACATTCAAAAGAAACAATCATTTTTCGGGATTCTGTATTAATTACACCAGGGCATAACTACAGAGAAATTCCGATAAAAAACTTTAATTCTACTGGTAGTATCACAATCTATCCTGAGAATGACTTAAATGTCAGAATGGTATTTACCTGGCTTGATTTTGTCGAAAAGAAAACGAGCAACAGTTTGAATCCTAAAAAAGAAGAGAAGCCCGCTGAAAAGGTTAAGTGTGTTGCCTGGGATCTTGACAACACACTTTGGAATGGTACTCTTATCGAAGATGGAGAAAGCAATATGGTAATTCCTCAGGAGCATATTGAAGTCATTAAAAAACTTGATGAACGAGGTATTATACAAACTGTAACCAGTAAAAATAACTATGAAGAGGCCTGGAGTGTTTTGGAAAAATATGGTATTGAGCAGTATTTTATCTATCCGGCAATTAATTGGGCTCCCAAAAGTGAAAACCTATCAACGATAGCAAAAAAAATAAATATTGACCTTAACACATTTGCCATAATAGATGATTCAGCGTTTGAAAGAGCTGAGATTAAAGCTTCACATCCACAGGTAAGATTGTACAGTGATAAAGAGGTTTTAGAGTTACTGCAAAACCCTGAATTTGATGTTCCAGTGACAGATGCAAGCAAAATGAGACGAATAAGTTACCTCAATCAGGTTCAGAGGGAAAGAGTGAAAGAGCAATTTTCGGGTGATTATACCACATTTTTAAAAGAGTGTCGAATGGAGCTTGAAATTTTCAGGCCACTTGAGACAAAACATAAACACCGTTGTCTTGAACTGGTACAACGATCTAATCAGCTAAATCTCTCTTCAAGGAGATATTCGGCCGAGGAGTTTGAAGAGTTACTTGGTAAAAAGGGCTATCTGTGTTTGGCTCTTCAGTGCAGGGATAAATTTGGTGAATACGGAATAATTGGGTTCTGTAGTATTGATCAAACCGCCAGGGTACCTAGAATCATGGATTTTGTAATATCCTGCAGAGTAGCTCAGAAGAAGGTTGAACACACGTTTATTGAATGGCTTGGGAGAAACCAAAAGCAAAGAGGTTGTAGCAGTCTTGAACTGGTGTTGGTAAGGACAAAGAAAAACGGGCCGCTTGTACGGGTATTTCAGGAACTGCCATTTGAAGAAAAAATAGTCGAAGAGGATAAAAGTTTGCTTACTCTTAAACTCGAAAAAATAAGTGAGCAGAGCGACATCATAAGGATTGTTGATAAGACAATAACAGATGAAGGTGTGATTTGCTAA
- a CDS encoding glycosyltransferase family 2 protein, whose product MLPQITVCTCTYKRPEMLEKLLKALDAQDCANIADFRVNVVDNDCEESAREVIGDLINTVSYKLHYFVEPVTNIARARNVAVNNVSTEFLVFIDDDEFPDKDWLKNMYQSCISYDADGVLGPVVPHFEDGAPQWLVKSGLCQRKRFNTGTNLKNTVFMRTGNVLFRRSVFKDSDMVFDEQFGLSGGEDTDFFGKALKREYKFIWCDEGVVYETVPPNRFKRRYHLQRALLRGTLNAKRISLFSSSVLKSFTAFTLYSITLPLLYIAGHHHFMNYLVKSFDHIGLILGTLGINTIKDRSFIKE is encoded by the coding sequence ATGCTACCTCAGATAACAGTATGTACTTGTACCTACAAACGTCCTGAAATGCTGGAGAAACTTTTGAAAGCACTCGATGCTCAGGACTGTGCAAATATTGCGGACTTTAGAGTTAATGTGGTTGATAACGACTGTGAAGAATCTGCAAGAGAAGTGATCGGTGACCTGATTAATACGGTCAGTTATAAACTGCACTATTTTGTGGAACCGGTTACAAATATCGCCAGGGCACGGAATGTTGCGGTAAATAATGTTAGTACGGAGTTTCTGGTATTTATAGATGATGATGAATTCCCTGATAAAGACTGGCTTAAAAATATGTATCAATCCTGTATCAGCTATGATGCTGATGGGGTGTTGGGGCCAGTAGTACCCCATTTTGAAGATGGGGCACCGCAATGGTTGGTAAAAAGTGGGTTATGCCAAAGAAAAAGATTTAATACAGGCACTAATCTTAAAAATACTGTCTTTATGCGTACCGGAAATGTCCTTTTTAGAAGATCAGTATTCAAAGATTCCGATATGGTTTTTGATGAACAATTTGGTTTGAGTGGGGGGGAAGACACTGATTTCTTTGGAAAAGCCCTAAAGAGGGAATACAAATTTATATGGTGTGATGAGGGGGTGGTTTATGAGACTGTACCACCTAACAGGTTTAAGAGAAGGTACCATCTACAACGTGCGTTACTGCGCGGCACCCTCAATGCTAAGCGAATTAGTTTATTCTCCTCTTCGGTGTTAAAGTCATTCACTGCTTTTACACTTTATAGTATAACTTTACCTCTGCTATATATTGCAGGTCATCACCATTTTATGAATTATCTTGTAAAAAGTTTTGATCATATTGGTCTTATACTTGGTACACTGGGAATAAACACGATAAAAGACCGGTCCTTTATAAAAGAGTAA
- a CDS encoding superoxide dismutase, whose product MEIAGLNEIKANAPFTLPPLPYSLEALAPHISEKTLSFHYQKHHQKYVDTTNDLIKGSQFEKSNLVEIINSTSDNKEFQKLFNNAAQVWNHWFYWNCLDPRGSKKPQGTMMQAIESSFSSYESFINEFSQAAIAQFGSGYAWLVKDGEGLKVIKTPNAENPLAKGLQPIIGIDVWEHAYYLDYQNKRQEYVAAVVNNMINWEFAQYSLENDITQ is encoded by the coding sequence ATGGAAATCGCCGGTCTGAATGAAATTAAAGCCAATGCTCCATTCACACTTCCACCCCTACCGTACTCATTAGAAGCTTTAGCACCTCACATTTCAGAAAAAACGCTGTCCTTTCATTATCAGAAACATCATCAAAAATACGTTGATACCACCAATGATTTGATTAAAGGTTCTCAGTTTGAGAAATCAAATCTGGTTGAAATTATTAACTCCACCAGTGATAACAAGGAATTTCAAAAGCTCTTTAACAATGCCGCTCAGGTTTGGAATCACTGGTTTTATTGGAACTGTTTAGACCCAAGGGGCAGTAAAAAACCTCAGGGAACTATGATGCAAGCCATAGAATCTTCTTTTTCAAGCTACGAGAGCTTTATAAATGAGTTTTCTCAGGCTGCAATAGCCCAGTTTGGCAGTGGATATGCCTGGCTTGTGAAAGACGGAGAAGGGTTAAAGGTAATAAAAACCCCTAATGCAGAAAATCCATTGGCTAAAGGGTTACAACCAATTATAGGGATTGATGTGTGGGAGCACGCATACTATTTAGATTATCAGAATAAGCGCCAGGAATATGTCGCTGCTGTGGTCAATAACATGATAAACTGGGAATTTGCTCAATACAGTTTAGAAAACGATATTACCCAGTGA
- a CDS encoding zinc ribbon domain-containing protein: MPLFEYRCQNCDNFFEELITNEQNSNIKCPKCSSNKTVKQFSTIGAISMGSTSMPDCSGGCGSMPSCSTGAGCPHAM, encoded by the coding sequence ATGCCACTTTTTGAATATCGTTGTCAGAATTGTGACAATTTTTTCGAGGAACTCATCACAAATGAACAAAACTCAAACATCAAATGTCCCAAATGTAGTTCAAACAAAACAGTGAAGCAATTTTCTACTATAGGGGCAATATCAATGGGGAGCACTTCTATGCCGGATTGCTCGGGCGGATGTGGCTCAATGCCATCATGCTCAACAGGTGCTGGATGTCCGCATGCTATGTAG
- the mnmA gene encoding tRNA 2-thiouridine(34) synthase MnmA: MKRVLAAMSGGVDSSVTAALLLEQGYDVCGVTMKLMDNEQICDEFSKSCCGFDAARDAKMVADKLKIPHYVINALAPFQETVIDNFVKEYSYGRTPNPCIRCNYFLKFDFLMKKAKELGCEYLATGHYAVMDNGYLIRGRDEKKDQSYFLYPVFASETEKILFPLGNMEKSEVRKIAQRYALPTASKQESQDICFIPEGDYASFLKQNAGITNKSGPILDVWGNEIGQHQGIAFYTVGQRKGLGALGKRMYVKEIRVEDNSVVAAVDEDLFSSIIRVDDMLWGKDAPVEGGKYRVQIRYKGSPVEATLSRFQKQCAVLQFNDPVRAVAPGQSAVLYKDDKVVAGGIISQVMDSI; this comes from the coding sequence GTGAAAAGGGTGCTTGCAGCAATGAGTGGGGGAGTTGATTCCTCTGTTACTGCTGCGCTGTTATTAGAGCAGGGCTATGATGTGTGTGGGGTTACTATGAAGCTGATGGACAATGAGCAGATTTGTGATGAGTTCAGCAAATCATGCTGTGGTTTTGATGCAGCAAGAGATGCTAAAATGGTTGCAGATAAACTCAAAATACCGCACTATGTAATAAATGCACTTGCCCCTTTTCAAGAAACAGTCATCGATAACTTTGTAAAGGAGTATAGTTATGGTCGTACTCCAAATCCTTGTATCAGATGCAACTATTTTCTTAAATTTGATTTCCTGATGAAAAAAGCTAAAGAATTAGGGTGTGAATATTTGGCCACTGGTCATTACGCTGTTATGGATAATGGGTACCTTATACGGGGCAGGGATGAGAAGAAGGACCAGTCATATTTTCTATACCCGGTTTTTGCCTCAGAAACAGAAAAGATCCTCTTCCCACTGGGCAATATGGAAAAGAGTGAAGTACGTAAAATTGCCCAAAGATATGCACTCCCTACTGCATCCAAGCAGGAAAGCCAGGATATTTGTTTTATACCGGAAGGTGACTACGCTTCATTTTTGAAACAGAATGCAGGTATCACAAATAAATCAGGTCCAATACTGGATGTATGGGGAAATGAAATAGGTCAACATCAGGGAATTGCGTTCTACACAGTTGGACAGCGCAAGGGTCTTGGGGCACTGGGAAAAAGAATGTATGTAAAGGAAATTAGGGTAGAGGATAACTCCGTGGTGGCTGCTGTTGATGAAGATCTGTTCTCAAGCATTATTCGAGTTGATGACATGCTTTGGGGAAAAGATGCTCCGGTTGAGGGTGGGAAGTATCGGGTCCAGATACGGTATAAAGGCAGCCCCGTTGAGGCTACCCTCAGTAGGTTCCAAAAACAGTGTGCTGTTCTCCAATTTAACGACCCGGTTCGGGCTGTTGCACCCGGGCAATCAGCTGTTCTGTACAAAGACGATAAAGTCGTTGCAGGTGGGATAATTTCTCAAGTCATGGATTCAATATAG
- a CDS encoding acylphosphatase has protein sequence MKRVYMLIKGNVQGIGFRYFTSDLATSFNLSGWVKNRHDGSVELEAQGQESELDQFAAQLKKGPALARVTDIEIKDKPVKKDSSEFNITH, from the coding sequence ATGAAAAGAGTTTATATGCTTATCAAAGGAAATGTTCAGGGAATTGGGTTTAGGTACTTTACCTCCGATCTTGCTACTAGTTTTAATCTTAGTGGGTGGGTAAAAAATCGCCATGATGGTTCTGTAGAGCTTGAGGCGCAGGGACAGGAGAGTGAACTGGATCAATTTGCAGCCCAACTCAAGAAAGGTCCAGCACTGGCCAGGGTTACTGATATAGAAATAAAAGATAAACCAGTTAAAAAAGACTCTTCAGAATTTAATATTACCCATTAG
- a CDS encoding DUF2905 domain-containing protein, protein MNWVELGRFLIIAGTVIIVLGLVFMLSDKFPIGKLPGDIQLGNERFKIYIPFATSIFLSVILTIILNFFMRK, encoded by the coding sequence ATGAACTGGGTAGAATTAGGGCGATTTCTTATTATTGCTGGCACGGTAATTATCGTTCTGGGTCTCGTTTTTATGCTCAGCGATAAGTTCCCGATCGGAAAACTACCAGGCGATATACAGCTTGGAAATGAAAGATTTAAAATCTATATCCCCTTTGCAACTTCAATTTTTCTGAGTGTTATTCTCACAATTATATTGAATTTTTTTATGCGTAAATAA
- the ruvB gene encoding Holliday junction branch migration DNA helicase RuvB, whose amino-acid sequence MNEDQQQRILSGNNRDNEEVQFDNALRPEQFSDFVGQESIKENLGIFVEAAKQRGEALDHVLFCGPPGLGKTTLSRILASELGVEVHTTSGPVLEKKGDLAGNLTNLEPREILFIDEIHRLNRVVEEFLYPAMEDFVFDITIGEGPAARSIRLNLKPFTLVGATTRAGMLTSPMHARFGYVCRLSYYSADELMKVILRSASILGIQCEKDAALELGKRSRGTPRVANRLLRRCRDVAQVKGNGNIDVPIVNKTLNLLGIDRCGLDEMDRSILLSIIDHYGGGPVGLNTLSVAVAEESDTIEEVYEPFLIQSGFLKRTPRGREVTEKTYKHFARIPPQNRSQTNLFT is encoded by the coding sequence ATGAACGAAGATCAGCAACAAAGAATACTCTCTGGAAACAACAGGGATAATGAAGAAGTTCAGTTTGATAACGCACTTAGACCTGAGCAATTCAGTGACTTTGTCGGCCAGGAGTCAATAAAAGAAAATCTGGGAATTTTTGTCGAGGCTGCAAAGCAAAGAGGTGAAGCACTCGACCATGTTCTCTTCTGTGGTCCTCCTGGGCTCGGTAAAACTACCCTGTCAAGAATACTGGCATCCGAACTTGGTGTTGAAGTACACACCACTTCGGGACCTGTTTTGGAGAAAAAAGGGGACCTCGCAGGTAACCTGACTAATTTGGAACCAAGAGAAATACTCTTTATCGATGAAATCCACAGACTTAACCGGGTTGTAGAAGAGTTTCTGTATCCGGCAATGGAGGATTTTGTTTTTGATATCACTATAGGCGAAGGACCTGCAGCACGCTCAATACGTTTGAATCTTAAGCCCTTTACACTTGTAGGTGCAACAACCAGAGCTGGTATGTTGACTTCTCCTATGCATGCACGTTTTGGGTATGTCTGCAGACTCTCCTATTACTCTGCAGATGAACTAATGAAGGTGATTCTTCGATCTGCTTCTATTCTTGGTATACAATGTGAAAAGGATGCGGCTCTGGAACTGGGAAAACGCTCCAGAGGAACTCCAAGAGTTGCAAACAGACTTTTACGAAGATGCAGAGATGTTGCTCAGGTTAAAGGAAACGGAAACATTGATGTGCCAATAGTTAATAAAACCCTGAACCTCTTGGGGATCGACAGGTGTGGTCTCGATGAAATGGATAGAAGTATATTACTCTCTATTATTGATCACTATGGGGGAGGACCTGTTGGCCTTAATACGCTTTCTGTGGCAGTAGCTGAAGAATCAGATACGATAGAAGAGGTTTATGAGCCCTTTTTGATTCAGTCTGGGTTTCTCAAAAGAACACCAAGAGGAAGAGAAGTCACTGAGAAAACATACAAGCACTTTGCACGTATACCTCCTCAGAACAGATCGCAGACAAACCTCTTTACTTAA